A single window of Chloroflexota bacterium DNA harbors:
- a CDS encoding DNA modification methylase → MSAKAAPVAPPAWRNRIVGSGEVAPDQLLANPANWRVHPAAQRNALRGSLSEVGWVAQVMVNQRTGYVVDGHARIEEALSRGETSVPVLYVDLSPEEEALVLATLDPIGAMAEQSTERLEALLADITVDDAGLEALLASMRPPRAGLVDPDDVPDVPEESFVRPGELWALGDHRLLCGDATNAEDVARLLDGATPTLLATDPPYGVSLDQTWRDGVYNGPQKRVRGWDVTQGAERPYMVVGRKMRGDGKAGARTAGHRNITISGDVRADWSAAFALVPSLQVGYIWYASAHTLEVLAGLLDIGFELVAQIIWDKGLFSIGRSWYHWAHEPCFVVRRPGLPNLFIGERNQATIWRAPSPKRLGSGSTEEKQDHPAQKPVVLSETPIRNHLAPGGLVYDPFLGSGTTLIAAERLGRRCYGLEVEPRYCQVIIERWQNFTGRPAEKIDG, encoded by the coding sequence ATGAGCGCGAAGGCCGCTCCCGTCGCGCCGCCGGCCTGGCGGAACCGCATCGTCGGCTCCGGCGAGGTCGCCCCCGACCAGCTCCTCGCCAACCCCGCGAACTGGCGCGTCCATCCCGCCGCCCAGCGGAACGCCCTCCGCGGCTCGCTGTCCGAGGTCGGCTGGGTGGCGCAGGTCATGGTCAACCAGCGGACGGGATACGTCGTCGACGGCCACGCCCGCATCGAGGAGGCCCTCTCTCGCGGCGAGACCTCCGTGCCGGTCCTGTACGTCGATCTCTCGCCCGAGGAGGAGGCGCTCGTCCTCGCGACCCTCGACCCGATCGGGGCGATGGCCGAGCAGTCCACCGAGCGGCTCGAAGCCCTCCTCGCGGACATCACGGTGGACGACGCCGGGCTGGAGGCGCTCCTCGCGAGCATGCGGCCGCCGCGGGCGGGGCTCGTCGATCCCGACGACGTGCCGGACGTGCCGGAGGAGTCGTTCGTCCGACCGGGCGAGCTCTGGGCGCTCGGCGACCACCGCCTGTTGTGCGGCGACGCCACCAACGCCGAGGACGTCGCACGCCTCCTCGACGGGGCGACCCCGACCCTCCTCGCCACCGACCCGCCGTATGGCGTGTCGCTCGACCAGACCTGGCGGGATGGCGTGTACAACGGCCCGCAGAAGCGCGTCCGCGGCTGGGACGTCACGCAGGGCGCCGAGCGGCCGTACATGGTGGTCGGCCGCAAGATGCGCGGCGACGGCAAGGCGGGCGCGCGCACCGCCGGCCATCGCAACATCACGATCAGCGGCGATGTCCGCGCCGACTGGTCCGCGGCGTTCGCCCTCGTGCCCTCCCTCCAGGTCGGCTACATCTGGTACGCGTCCGCCCACACCCTCGAGGTGCTGGCGGGTCTCCTCGACATCGGCTTCGAGCTCGTCGCCCAGATCATCTGGGACAAGGGGCTCTTCTCGATCGGCCGCTCGTGGTACCACTGGGCGCACGAGCCGTGCTTCGTCGTCCGTCGGCCGGGCCTCCCCAACCTCTTCATCGGCGAGCGGAACCAGGCCACGATCTGGCGCGCACCCAGCCCGAAGCGGCTCGGCTCAGGGAGCACCGAGGAGAAGCAGGATCACCCGGCGCAAAAGCCAGTCGTCCTGTCGGAGACGCCGATCCGCAACCACCTCGCGCCCGGTGGGCTCGTGTACGACCCCTTCCTCGGCAGCGGCACGACGCTCATCGCCGCCGAGCGACTCGGCCGACGCTGCTACGGACTCGAGGTCGAGCCGCGCTACTGTCAGGTCATCATCGAGCGCTGGCAGAATTTCACCGGCCGGCCGGCGGAGAAGATCGATGGCTGA